In Helianthus annuus cultivar XRQ/B chromosome 9, HanXRQr2.0-SUNRISE, whole genome shotgun sequence, the following are encoded in one genomic region:
- the LOC110876378 gene encoding alpha/beta-gliadin A-III-like, which translates to MSSQDIINRRLANFHILATTAADPNLEQLIAPQLLPLFPTQPMEIEANLENQIPAPAFDPTEIPRVPGPHPPDYDTWFDDHRDYEQSYPIPDEPMQNLAPYPDLNPLDPYFDNDQYIRGTLENPYPYQEPMPQFPDQIPAPAPPMNTENVQEVRTFGEEILEGSERMRQIGERLV; encoded by the coding sequence ATGAGCTCTCAGGATATAATCAATAGGAGACTGGCGAACTTCCACATACTAGCAACCACAGCCGCCGATCCAAATCTAgaacaactcatagcaccccaacTGTTACCATTGTTTCCCACACAACCTATGGAAATCGAAGCCAACCTAGAAAACCAAATCCCAGCACCTGCTTTTGACCCAACTGAGATCCCTAGAGTACCAGGACCCCATCCCCCAGACTATGACACAtggtttgacgaccatagggattaTGAGCAAAGCTACCCAATACCAGACGAACCCATGCAAAACCTAGCACCTTACCCAGACCTTAACCCTCTAGACCCCTATTTTGATAATGACCAATATATCAGGGGAACTCTAGAAAACCCGTACCCTTACcaagaacccatgccccagtttCCTGACCAGATACCAGCACCCGCACCACCCATGAACACTGAGAATGTGCAAGAAGTccgaacctttggtgaggagattttagaaggAAGTGAAAGGATGAGACAAATAGGTGAAAGGCTCGTCTAG